ttaaattaatcaatcgaattattccgaataattctccgcccgaataattcccgaatctgaatttgctaactatggtctaCCTTACCCAATAAGGTCCTAAACTGTCCAGAAATTTAAGGGATTGTCAATATTCCTTTTATTCAAGTATTTGTTCACCTGGTGGGCCCATAACAAAATGATGAAACTTAAGTAGAGAGGATCACACGAAGTAACTTTTTTATAACCGAGGTCTACCATAAACAACGAAGGTGAGATAGACGATGTTTCTCACATAATTAAAgtaagatggatgaagtggagaggtgcatctggaGTATTGTGTGATCGACATAAGGCGCCGCCTTGGCGTCCAAAAGGTTTACCTAGAGcctaggcgactgtcgcctaatTGCATTGTATGCCGCCTtatgttttgacacttatttatgccaaatatcatttaagtaaatgaaaaataaaccaaaaaccccctatttgaatccaataaaaatagttgaaaaatcaaattccaaaatgtaAAATGTCAACCCCctggtccaagaacaaaaactggagttttggttgtagggcgattttcaacttttaaatgctagggtttttctcaattctaaaaCTTCTATAAATCTTagcatggtaaaacattgtttaaaaccaaaatttcagtaaaataatattttgttttgatgtcaataaaattatttccattcaaGAAACAACATTagtgcactttaaaataagtttgaccggaatataactttgtcataacaattcaaatttaagtaatcttagaattgttggaaagctagttttgtgtttTACTTAATATAAAAGGTCTCATGTAAAAATTAAATcgtttgaccaatcaaacttattatagaataagagtatttctctaaatgtccataagtgatgttgattttttatgacttgatgcgAGTGTGACTacgttgattttttatgacttgatattgtttaatgttgattttttatgtcattgggtatatattgtaacatactaaataactttagaaaataggggaaataaaaaataacacatgcgATTTGATAgccatggcaatgccatagCGGGAAATTCATCACCAACTCGATTAGCCAACCCTCCACCGCTTTAGGTCTCCATGgcgtcgtgacaactatggacgTATTCCTCTAGagcttaaagaaaaattctacaaAATGATCGtaagaccggctatgatgtatggggcggaaTATTGGGCAGACAAGAAGCgtggcagagatgaggatgttgacatggatgtgtggcaaaactatgaGAAACAAAGTGAGAAATGATCAgaatagagctgatttgggagctGCCCCAATTCAAGACAAGCTCCGAGAATGTTGTTTAAGGTGGTTTAGACATATCAGACAAAGGGCTTAGGATGCTCTAGTATGGAGGTCAGATCTagatggatggagctaaaagggctaggggcaaGCCCAAAATAatcattgatgagttggtaaggaaagacatgcaaagGCTAGATATTGGTCCTAGTACGATATCAAACAAAGTCGTTTGGAggcaatgatccatgtagccgatcgtTTGTAGGTGGGACGTCCCAAAGGTGTTGTTttgctttatttcttttctttctctttccctcttccttccttttctttttgtctttccCTCTTACGGATcgatgtagccaaccccatttactTGGGAAAATGCtgagttgttattgttgttgttgttgttgttgttgttgtttttgggCCCACAACAacctaaattagggttttggaatcCTAGGTTGCACCAATTTCTCAAGCACATCATATTGAAGGAGATATTCAAGGCAAGAATTCACTTTCGAGATTTCATGTTAGCATTTCTTTGCACATAAATTCATGTAGAGTGGTAAGTTGTGTGGAACCACTTCACTGAGTTCCCAAATCCCCCATACCTCAGTGTTACCTTCAGGCCCTGAAGGAAATGCATCTCTGGGAAGAACATTGAAGACTCTACTTGCAATAGCGGGAAATATTTCCTCCATTATGTTACCCACCAGCGCATTGAATTTGCATATCAGCTGATTGATTAGAACAAGAAATCCCACCATTTCTTTCGGCTGCAGTCATCAGAAGCAAGCGGTCAGAACTAAATTGTTGACATCATACCTCAGAAAATACATCAGACCCTATACAAAGACCATGATATCATCCATCCACCTGTAACCATAAAATTATTGaacattctttttctcttattttattgattATCACAGATTCATTCTTGCAATGAAAATTAGTAAAATGGCTTCAACTCCTATTCACAGAAAGTGCAGTATAAATAAATGACATCTTTGCATTTAGGGCTGAGAGGCAGTAATCAATAGAAATTGTCATTAGATGATAATGCAAGGTGGAACCTTCCTAGCAACCAACAAAACTCAGAAAGTTGAATGTGATAATTCAGATCATGTCAAAACGCATATTCTTAGGGGAtgcaagacaaaaaaaaaaaaagggtaatttacaacgccaccccctggagaatgccaatattataggaacatcccctctctttcaccaaattagacttagaccccttACCTTCAGGCACTGTTAAGTGAAGAGGtaaaatgaccgttataccctattcattaaaactcattttaactcaATTCCTCTTCACCCTTACCTATACTCACCTTCACCTGAGATGATAATGGGATGTCTCTGATTAACCTCTGAATTCTTTCCGCCGGAGAATTTGAAGACCCCAATACCAATCGGTTGGGTATATAAAGTGGTGTCTCTGTAACTTGAAGGTGTGTGGACTGGATGATGAGAGGGGAAGCGGTTCCCCTTGCTGCGTCAAATCAACACTAGGCACAAATGATGCAATCGAAAACAAATTCTGCTGCCTTCCAATAGACTTACGAAGCAGAGCTGAGTTTGGAAACTTACTCGAATTTTGGTGGAGGGGAAGGATCAGAAGCTCACCATCAGAATGATCAGCGCTTCTTGTTTCTGAACCCCGAAATAACTTCCTTATGTGAACCTTCAAGCCCTAAACATCGACAGACGCCCAGGAGATTCATCGACGCGTGGTCAAGCCCAGCAAGAAATAGCACCAGAAATGAAGGGAATAAGTTTTCAATTTGTTCAGACAGGAAGCTGCCATCCTTTGCCCTTACATTGTTCAGACAAATTATTCTCcatcccttttttcttttggtgcttTGATCGTTTTATTCGTTGTATTTACTGGGTTGTCATTGCTAGGTCAATATTTGAGAGAATTGGAACTTGGAAGGGATTTTGATATTGGGTTCAATGcgtttctaattttcaatcgGTGGACGCTTGACCCAATTAGAGTTTTTGTTGCAAGGTTTTACTTAAGAATTTTAGGGGAAAGGGTTTTCATTGATTTGGGTGTTACTGGATTTCATCATTTTGGTGGCAATTGATAGAGgttccaccccctcccccttttctctTCAAGGTTGTTGTCTGAAAATTGAAGCTCCTTTGATTCACAGACGCAACGGCAGCAAGGATGATGACGAGGACAAGAGGTATTGCAGGGGAAATATAGTGGAGTGCTCCCTCTCTGAGTCTTGGCAAGAGCTGCGGAGGGATGCCAATGGAGATGCTAGAGGGGCCTTCAACAAGGTCTTCCGCAGCAATAGCAATGTCAGCTCCAGGAGTTCCTTTAGCATCGGTGGTGATGGTGGCGGCGGCTCACTTGGTAGGCTCATCTGCAGTCTAGAGGACGAGCCACGGCTGATGGGGCGGCCTTTGGTCCATGGTGGATTGAAGGAagcttggaattggaattggaggAAACAGGAAGGAAGAAATAGAGTGGgtttgggtattttaggtacttcatatttagtaaggacattttggtatttaaaataaaatatagtagctgacattagcatataaggtatattctttaacggtgactgacggtagggggtctaagtataatttggtgaaacaaatggAGTGTcattataatagtggcattcttcagggggtggcgctgtaaattacccaaaaaacaaTGATACCTACAAGATCAAATTCAAATAGAGAATCCATAACTATAGTATCTAGcatatactaaaaaaaaattaaagtgagGACATTGTGCAAGATCAACTTAAAATAGAGAATCCTTACATATAGTATCAactaaaataatttataaagaGAGGGTAGAAACAACCTTACAACATATGCCGAGTGGATAAATACTAAAATAATTTACAAAGACCAACAAAACATCAAAAAGATATGATGTACTATAAATCTAACAGGCACAGCAATATCAACATAGATACAGAGACAAAACCGAGGATTTTCAGTTTTAAATCATCATGCACCCTCAATGTGAACTCTTAAGTGAGATGGGTTGCTGGTTACCCCACCCAAAGCTACACATTACCCAGCCAAAATTTATCAGCGAGacttatttaaaaataaatgaataaacaGGCGTCTGAAATGAAAGAGTTACTACCGTTACCCTACCTCACTTTCAGCAAGCAATTGATCCAGTGCCTTAGGTAGATAAGGGAACACCGATGCTCCCAACGTGTCCACCATTCGGTGAATAAAGGATGTGACCTGCACATTGAAAAGTTATTATACAGCTATACAGGTAAAACTGCTGTCAGCACAATATCTGGAACAGTGTCTCAGAAACCATTGAACAGCGGTTGAGACCATTGATCCATCAGCTAAACTGTCAAATGGTCAATGGTTTCTTAGGAATATTCCAGGATGGACTGCACAAGCACGCAATTAAATCATGCAGACGACTGACAGGTGGACCCAAACAATCCATCCCTTGGTCCATTTATAAAAAACATTATTTTGAACAACATGATCTAATATCCAATCCCTACCTTATTCCGCAGAGGCTCAACCTTTGGAAACACCAAAAGGATTTGAAGGAGAATATCCAACGTCTGGAAAAAGAGAAGCTAAAATTTTAAGCATGCCACAAAAAGCCACAATTCCCAATGTTTACCAGGAAGAGATGAAAAGCAACAACTAGAAGGGGGGAAAACAGCAAGACACTGAAATATATATGACACCAATGATGTGGCCACAAAAAGGCAGTACATATGTTGTGTCATGAGAGATAGAAGGGCATCTCCGGCTTCAATCATCATGATAACAGTATCATCTTGTATGATCAGCGGGATATTAAGGCTTTCCCAATATTAAGGCTTTCTCCAAGTAAAGGTTTCTCTACAGGATCCAAGTCTCACTACCATAATTTCTAAAACGAAAACCAAAATGGGCCCAGCTTCAGTTTAGACAAATTTTAACTCTGGTTtggagaaatgaaaaaaaaaaaaaaaagggttggaaaAAAACGGAAGAAAAAATGGGGAATTAAAGCATTAAAGCAACAAGTCATTCTTTGCTTCAGTTTTAGCTCTCACTTATTATAGAGCAGGTCTTGAGTTCAAGGCTTCATATGTACAACTCATTAATCATTTTTAAAACAGGGACACTAGCAAAACAAACCAGCGTGTTCTTAAAAAACTGGACTGTTTTCAGAAAACTGCCCGGTATGATGCAGTCTCTAAATAGAACTGTCTAATactgaaccaaactgaaaaTGGGCCAGCTCCAGTTCCACAGCCAGTTCGGTCCAGTTTTCAAAATCATACTCTCTACACTGAGACAGGATATTAATCTACCCTCCAAAATGGTTGTGTCAGGTTTTTAACTGTATAATATGTCAGTCCCTATAAGCATTGTAGCATCCTTTCCTCCTTCCTCGATCAAGTCACTATGATCCATCCAACAGAGAGATTAAAGAATATGAAGGGATCAAAAGGCTGAAGTTAGTACAATGCTGCATTGGAATGATGTGAGTGCTCAACATGGAAGAATTCATAGAGGGATTATGGAGCCTAAGGTTCAAGGTTTTGTGttgtttttgtaatttcttaAACTTCAGTTCTAGTCATATAAAGTCACGTTTagtttattttagttttaaagTCAATAATTTTAGTGTGAACAGGAGTGCTGTTTAGCATCATACTTTTGAGTCTTTCTTATTAGTTTTAAGAACACTTCAACAGAATATTATTTACTTGTTTCAAGTTCCACTAGGAATAGgagtgaagaaatttttttataataaaattaaaaaacatcacaaaatttaataataaacacccaaaaaaaaaaaaatccattacgTCATATGAGCAGCAAACCTCAGGGAAATAAAACTGGCTTATAGTGCACAGGACAAGAGTCGAGGTATCTCCCTCTGTAGCATGTTATTAGACAACACCTTGAAAATAATCTTCATAGGTAAGGCAAAGTTCACAATCAACCAAGAGAAGCTATCTAAGATGTAAAATCAATGATCCTTGATGAAGCTTCAGGTCCACATAATCAGTGAAGGTTTCCAATACCCAAATTAGTGCCTTAATTTCAGGAATCAAAGCATCAGAAaggtttgttaaaaaaaacacCAACCTGCTTGAACATCATGCCAATTGCAGGCCGACTAGCAGTGACAAGACGCTCGCTGAAGCCCTAAAGTACAGAAACAAGGTAAGCACAAATTGCACAGGATATGTCAAGTATGTAAGCAAGCTTCAAAAGGACAAGTTTCCTTTTGAATTTACTTATTCATATAATAAAAAGTTCAAAATGTCAAAAGTCTGGAAATTTATTTACACTAATTTTGACTGCATTTCAATAAATACTAAACTTGTAGCTACAAGATCAAGTCGGAAGGAAAATTTAAGCCAGAGCGAGTCATAAGAATATTAAAGCTAGCATAGTTACAAGATTCCCATTTCCCTCCCTCGTCACACTAAAAAGTAATGAATTTATATCTGGAAAAATAATGAACTTTAGTAGCACGAGTTCACTGATATACAAGGACAGGATGCTGGTCATATCAACTAGGATGCATTGAATAGAAAATGTAAACGACCATGCCTAAccatatataaataataaaaaaatacaaagtaagCTTCACAATTACAGAATCAAAAGGCTTAAGGATGGAAAAGAACCTTGCTCAGCGCATTAATTGCCATAATTATCTGCTGGATGATAGCAATATTTGCGGAAAATTCTTCTGAGCTCTTTACTTTTGCATCCAAAAGCAGCACCTCAACCTAGTTTGAAGCATGCATTTAAGAGTAAACAAATCAAATGCAAACTCCCAACAGTTTCAGGCACAGGCCAGAAATAAACAATGAAAAtgtaagccaaaaaaaaagttcctcCAGATAACTACATAATATGGGTTCCATAACAACAGTAATTCCACCTTAACCTGTTGGCAAAGAGGAGTGAGCAAAGAAGAAAGGTACTCAGATTGCTTTTCGGTTGGTACATCTTCCATCCCTATTAACAATCCAATTGCCTGGAAAGCGTTGacatgaatcaaataaaaccagCTGGGCAgagaaaataaactaaatttCTCCGGCAGAGACCAAAGCTCAGATGCATAACTCAAATATATCAAATGAGCTATACCTCAAATATGTGACTCCCATCTTCAGATCCTGAAAACTTCAAATCTTTTGTTGTCCAATCTAATTGTGTAAACCTAGCAACTGTATCTTGCAGACTCTAAAAACacatgaaaagtaaaataaataatggtGACATTCTAAATGAGGTACAAAGAATGCCCAAGATGGAAATCAAAAGGAAGCAACAAATAAGAAAAGGGAGTGTGAATACTTGTAATATCGTCTCAATGAAAGGAACAAGCTGTGCTTTCAGCATTTTCACAACTCTCATGAAGAGATAACTAGCCCTTCGACTCACATTGAGATTTAGATGGTGTATGCCCCTCTCATCCAAAAAAGCAGCCAACACCATTGGTATGTACTGAGTATTCTCCTGAATGAACTTCATGTATCTTGTTATTGTTTCCAAGTACACAAGAGCCACCAGCCGATTAGAATGACAAGGAAACCTTGTTGATAAGAGCATTGGCACCAATTCCCTTAGGAGCCCACTTCCAGTCCTCATTGCCTCATCACTTATTGACTCTCCAAGAGCATAGAAAAGAGAAAGTGCAACTTCTACCTCTTCAACATTCCTCTCGGAAGAAGATACAAGGGCACTAGCTAATGAATTCCGGATAAATACCAGTGAAACATCAGGTGCAACACGACCCACATTTCGGAGCAAGACAAATAAGTCCTTCCGATACTCCACCATCCGATCTTCCTCTTCCATTCCAATCTTATCTGGAATATCAAGATTATCTCTATAAGCAGGATCATAGCAAATCTGTGCACGGATCACCTCCAATATTTGGCCCACATGAAGAACTTGTTTGTCTCTCAATGGTGACAATGTCTTCATTGTAGCAACATAGCCCAACAAAAACTGAACAATATTGAACGTTGTGTCCACTTCACGGTTTTGCATCACATAGAAAACTGAAGGCAATACTTCATCTAAAAGTTCCATCGAAACCTTTTGTCCATCTTTTGAATTCAGATGCTTTGAGGAATCCAGAACCTCTGCTGCATAGCCAGTGAGCAAAGCCGCCAATTTTGAAACCAACTCAGAATCCTCAGCCCCAGCCACCAAATGGAAAACCCGGCTAATCTGAAGACTACGCAACAGTGATAGCTTGGATTGTGGATCCATCCGCTTAGAAACCATCGCTAATACACAACTGGCAGCAGCACCACGGAGCTGCTCCTGTAGGCCCTCAGTCAAGATAAGCTCAAACAACATGGGGACAAAAGCATCATTTGCAATTaatccaatatcaatccaaGATGTGCATCTCCTCATGGATTCTAATACACCAGAACACAGTTCTGGTTTGGACGACCTATAGAGGGAGACAATGTCATACCAAGCTCGCACAATCTGAGCCACACACTGTTGCCTCATTGCATCCTTAACCCGTCCAGCAACAGCAATTTCCTCTGCATTACGGGGATAGTCTAAGCTAATCAGCTCATCATCCAATGTGTTCAAGACCCGGCAGAACATTTCTATCACTGGAGAGCCCTTGGCCAGGTTTGAAAGGAAATCAACAAATACAGATGACCAAATCGAAGGATACTCAAAATATATGAGAGTAACCAACACTTGAGCCAACTTGTTTTTAATGAATGCTGGGCCCTCCAAAACCCTGATGGAGTTCTCTTCATCTGGACCCTCCAAACATGCAATCGAGAACATAGACTTCCTCATATAGGACTTGTCATCAGGGTTCATGTTTGAGTACCGGAGGCGAAGAACTTCATGGAGGGTCTGCAAGCACCAAAACTGTACCTCAACGAATTTAGTGCAAGTGAGGCGTTCTATACAGAGACGACATATAGTTGGGGTTTCCTTCATCTGCTGGCAGTAAACGACAGCTTGAGATTTCAAAACGGGATCAATGGTGCCAGATTCATCAAAACTGATGAGTATAGCCCTCTCAAGGTCATCCATGGCGTTTCTGGGATCTGAAATACAcaaacaaaatcctaaaacctaatcaATAATTGAAGTTATAATCAATTTCTCTTCCAAAACCATAGAATCTCTGGAAGAGAGTCAAGAGACACGAATTAATAAGAAACGAACAAATTTTCTACTCCTACACTAAACAATTCCAGTTCATTAACATAAGAGTAGAAAgattaaaggaaaaaatcaaaataaataaacttataACCAACTTGAAAGTTTATCAGAGAAGATCGAATAAGCTTATAACGAACTTCAATGCTGCAAAATATCCACCAAAACGTACCTCGATAGATAGAGAAAATCAACCAGTGGTTTTATTTGAGAAAGAAATTGAAACAGAAAAGAAGGAACCAGCTAGGTTTCGATGATCGGAAAGTGTAGAGTTGAAGAAGTCTACAGAAGTTCAGAGACCGCGGTCTACATTCgcagaggaagaaggaaaggaaaaaaagggttaGAGATCGAAGAACGGCTTATATAGCATCTGATAACCAAAACCTCCACTATTTTACACGAAATTACCGAGAGTATCCACTCAGATGTACCGACTTCTCGTATCACGAACCCACGATTCCGAACCTCTTGCTATCGAATTTTTACCGTCTGATTCGGATATTATCAATATCCAATACTTTTTTCtatgggtgtcaatcgatcggttCCATCCAGATTGAATCGGTTTCGATGTGAGAATGATGTGATACGATACCCATCAGATAGTTGTATAAGGAAAATGGTAGGTtatagaaaataatgaaaaattcaacgaaactttttttttggatctgaTATGAATAAAAGATATTCCTATGTTATAttattcaatatttaattattatcgACAATGAATCAATTTGATAACTCAAATATTCTTATTCATGATATTGATCCGATTCAATATCATCCGGATGCAATTCATCCCATTGAATTTACAGGCGAAAAATTTATCATCTCCATGGGATTATATCTCGAGTTATTGCAaagtcaaaataaaaaaaataaaccatATTCAAACCAATAAGGGAATATCGTTctaatttgatttcattttaggTACGATTTTGATTTCTTGTATCAATTTGTAATAAGGTTAGTTTCAATTTGGGATGTTTTCAGTTTCTTACCAGcttgttttttgtttcattcAGGTTTGTATCTTagattttgtttgattttcaatgttgtatattttgatttgggGTCATAATATCTCAAACCGAAACCATCCGAATAAGAATATTTGTTGTGCACGATATCAATACTTATCTTATTCTGTAGTGGTGGAACAATTCTTATCTCGGATAAAACtgttcaaaacaaatttttttaattgaaattgagGACAAAATCGTCTGATATTGCCCAATCAATTGATATATATCagactttatttttatttttatttttataagaatTATACTTGACTCTTTACTGCTAATATGATTGTTCGAATCAGGCGATATGTATCAATCTCGGTAGATATCGATTCGTGGCATTAGTATTGATCAagggtagaaaaaaaaaaagatttttgtaAGAAAACTAGGACTAGGTCTGTTTGATCCAAATTGTTACGGTCAATTGATGGTCATAATTATCGATATTGAATAAGGTGGATCAATCGATCCTTACATTGGCGGAATGGTTTTTATTAAGGGTAGATCTTCCTTAAATAACACAATCTTTTTATTAAAATTGAGGGAAATATCAatcgatacatatcaatattgGCCAAGATCGTTATAAATTTTTGTTAAAGATATTTATAAAAATGTTTCATACtcatttctataattttttctttttttaagtcaTTTCTATAAGTTACCTCAAAAATGGCATCTTGTTATCACCAAAatgatgaaattgaaattttgtaatttattctGGTTGCCCTTTCTgtgaaaattatgttttttaatttattattacaaCAATATTTTCTCaacaaatataaataataaaataataaagagtAACTTGGTTGACAAGGGAACCATGACCATTCGAGGCATAGATCCTAAGTTCAACTCCCTTGTGCCACACACGCACTATATTAAGAAGAAGAGATACTGAATTTTAAGTCCCTTGGGCCACACGCGCTATATCCGCTGTCTTAGGTGTGTGGCCTGCCCAGATCTATCACGTTCTACTGTTCTAGCCCGTTATCTACTGAGCTTATGTTAGGCCCCTATATCAAATTGGTGCTCATGGGCCAGCCCAACGTAAAGTAGTGGCTAGGTTTTAGGGAAAACGTTTCCATATTATGGATATAACCAATATTGTTGCCTCGGGATTAATATAGCATGGATACTCATGGATTCTAAATAGTGGACTTTAATACACTTTTAAATATttagcttgaaaaaaaaaaaatgacattaccaTGGTAAGAATTTAATTCATGTTTAATATGGTATCGTCTAAAATTCCGGGACAAAAATATGCGCATGTATAATAGTATATATAGACAAAAGTTTTTATGCACAATCATGAATATGCACAATTTGTATTAAGTTTAGTTAAATAGGCATAATGCCCACCTGGAATGAGGAAACACCCCTACTCCCCTCACCCTCTATTTTATAGAGTCAATGGGAGAATCTCCAATGCATGAATATCTTCCCCTAATGTGCATTAGCATGTAAATGAGATAGATGAATTTATTCACTGCAACTAAATCATTCATGTAAATATTGGTAAGGGGATGTGTTTCTGGCCAATATCAGAGGCTATGTAGGTTGGCGAGAGGCAATGAAGGCCCCTATTAGTTCAATTGGTAGGGCAAAGAAGTTAATTCATCGGGTAgactgtagagagagagagaggcaatagTGGAGGATACgccttaagaaaaaaattgggtCATCATTCCTTACAATGCCCCATAGCCCACTAGGATGACATCCTGAATGGCGGCCATGGGTGGGATCCAAAGAGGATGAAATAGCAATTAGCATTTTAAGTGGTGAACGTATCAGGTTCAATTCACGTACGAGAACGTTCTTGTACACTCTTGATCCGTgaatatagaatctattaaagATTCTTGGTAGCcttaattatattgttgaatTCTATAAGGATTTAGCAAAGGACGCCAAACATTTGTTCAATCGGCTTAAACACCAGCCTGAACCATGGACATCTGTACAAACTGACTTTGTCCAAAAAATCAAGCTTAAAGCTAAAACACTCCCGTGCTTAAGCTTAGCACGACCCGattgttttaaaattgttgagacCAATGCATCCGAATTTGGATATAGTGGTATCTTGAAGCAATAATGTCCTAATATTCCAAATGAAGTATTAGTACGTTTTACTTCTGGTACTTGGAATGCTactcaacaataaaaaaatgagattctTTCACTTGTACTGTGTATAACTAAATTTGAAAGTCATCTTCTTAATCAACATTTTTTAGTGCGAATCGACTGTAAAGCAGCCAAGGATGTTCTTGAAAAGGATGTCAAAAATCTTGCCTCAAAGCAAATCTTTGCTTGATGGTAGTCACTcctctctattttttattttgatattgaatttattaaaggCAGTACTAACAGTTTACCTGATTTCTTAACTCGAGAAT
This genomic stretch from Macadamia integrifolia cultivar HAES 741 chromosome 2, SCU_Mint_v3, whole genome shotgun sequence harbors:
- the LOC122071823 gene encoding exportin-T isoform X2, whose protein sequence is MDDLERAILISFDESGTIDPVLKSQAVVYCQQMKETPTICRLCIERLTCTKFVEVQFWCLQTLHEVLRLRYSNMNPDDKSYMRKSMFSIACLEGPDEENSIRVLEGPAFIKNKLAQVLVTLIYFEYPSIWSSVFVDFLSNLAKGSPVIEMFCRVLNTLDDELISLDYPRNAEEIAVAGRVKDAMRQQCVAQIVRAWYDIVSLYRSSKPELCSGVLESMRRCTSWIDIGLIANDAFVPMLFELILTEGLQEQLRGAAASCVLAMVSKRMDPQSKLSLLRSLQISRVFHLVAGAEDSELVSKLAALLTGYAAEVLDSSKHLNSKDGQKVSMELLDEVLPSVFYVMQNREVDTTFNIVQFLLGYVATMKTLSPLRDKQVLHVGQILEVIRAQICYDPAYRDNLDIPDKIGMEEEDRMVEYRKDLFVLLRNVGRVAPDVSLVFIRNSLASALVSSSERNVEEVEVALSLFYALGESISDEAMRTGSGLLRELVPMLLSTRFPCHSNRLVALVYLETITRYMKFIQENTQYIPMVLAAFLDERGIHHLNLNVSRRASYLFMRVVKMLKAQLVPFIETILQSLQDTVARFTQLDWTTKDLKFSGSEDGSHIFEAIGLLIGMEDVPTEKQSEYLSSLLTPLCQQVEVLLLDAKVKSSEEFSANIAIIQQIIMAINALSKGFSERLVTASRPAIGMMFKQTLDILLQILLVFPKVEPLRNKVTSFIHRMVDTLGASVFPYLPKALDQLLAESEPKEMVGFLVLINQLICKFNALVGNIMEEIFPAIASRVFNVLPRDAFPSGPEGNTEEIRELQELQRTLYTFLHVLATHDLSSVLLAPKSRGYLDPIMQLLLQSSCSHKDILVRKACVQIFVRLIKDWCARAHGEEKVPGFQSFIIESFATNCCLYSVLDKSFEFRDVNTLVLFGEIVVAQKVMYEKFGDEFLIHFVSKGFPNAHCPQDLAEQYCQKLQGSDIKDLKSFYQSLIENLRLQQNGSLVFR
- the LOC122071823 gene encoding exportin-T isoform X1, which produces MDDLERAILISFDESGTIDPVLKSQAVVYCQQMKETPTICRLCIERLTCTKFVEVQFWCLQTLHEVLRLRYSNMNPDDKSYMRKSMFSIACLEGPDEENSIRVLEGPAFIKNKLAQVLVTLIYFEYPSIWSSVFVDFLSNLAKGSPVIEMFCRVLNTLDDELISLDYPRNAEEIAVAGRVKDAMRQQCVAQIVRAWYDIVSLYRSSKPELCSGVLESMRRCTSWIDIGLIANDAFVPMLFELILTEGLQEQLRGAAASCVLAMVSKRMDPQSKLSLLRSLQISRVFHLVAGAEDSELVSKLAALLTGYAAEVLDSSKHLNSKDGQKVSMELLDEVLPSVFYVMQNREVDTTFNIVQFLLGYVATMKTLSPLRDKQVLHVGQILEVIRAQICYDPAYRDNLDIPDKIGMEEEDRMVEYRKDLFVLLRNVGRVAPDVSLVFIRNSLASALVSSSERNVEEVEVALSLFYALGESISDEAMRTGSGLLRELVPMLLSTRFPCHSNRLVALVYLETITRYMKFIQENTQYIPMVLAAFLDERGIHHLNLNVSRRASYLFMRVVKMLKAQLVPFIETILQSLQDTVARFTQLDWTTKDLKFSGSEDGSHIFEAIGLLIGMEDVPTEKQSEYLSSLLTPLCQQVKVEVLLLDAKVKSSEEFSANIAIIQQIIMAINALSKGFSERLVTASRPAIGMMFKQTLDILLQILLVFPKVEPLRNKVTSFIHRMVDTLGASVFPYLPKALDQLLAESEPKEMVGFLVLINQLICKFNALVGNIMEEIFPAIASRVFNVLPRDAFPSGPEGNTEEIRELQELQRTLYTFLHVLATHDLSSVLLAPKSRGYLDPIMQLLLQSSCSHKDILVRKACVQIFVRLIKDWCARAHGEEKVPGFQSFIIESFATNCCLYSVLDKSFEFRDVNTLVLFGEIVVAQKVMYEKFGDEFLIHFVSKGFPNAHCPQDLAEQYCQKLQGSDIKDLKSFYQSLIENLRLQQNGSLVFR